Proteins from a single region of Ziziphus jujuba cultivar Dongzao chromosome 1, ASM3175591v1:
- the LOC107413672 gene encoding agamous-like MADS-box protein AGL29: protein MGRRKIEIKMVKDSSSRQVTFSKRRTGLFKKANELATLCGAEVAVVVFSPGGKPFSFGHPNVDSVADRFLNQDPEPKDGNVIGTSSAEKLNQQLTDLLKQSQAEKKRGEILDKAIKASHKTSIDDLSLNELEKLKRSLENLRENLKVQANEMEASSSLLLLANKPAK from the coding sequence ATGGTGAAGGATAGCAGTTCCAGGCAGGTCACCTTCTCTAAGCGCCGGACTGGCCTTTTTAAGAAAGCGAATGAGCTCGCTACCTTGTGTGGTGCAGAGGTTGCTGTAGTCGTCTTCTCACCAGGTGGAAAGCCCTTCTCATTTGGGCATCCAAACGTTGACTCTGTTGCAGACAGGTTTCTAAATCAGGACCCAGAACCAAAAGATGGAAATGTTATTGGGACTTCAAGCGCGGAGAAGCTTAACCAGCAACTCACTGATCTGCTGAAGCAGTCGCAGGCAGAGAAGAAGCGGGGAGAGATACTTGATAAGGCAATAAAGGCGAGTCACAAAACATCAATAGATGATCTTAGCTTGAATGAGCTTGAAAAATTGAAGAGGTCACTGGAAAATCTAAGGGAGAATTTGAAAGTGCAAGCCAATGAGATGGAGGCATCATCTTCATTGCTGCTCCTAGCCAACAAACCAGCTAAATAG